One region of Methanobrevibacter wolinii SH genomic DNA includes:
- a CDS encoding metal-dependent hydrolase: MKNYTHAINGLLLGFVIIYIVKIFSINIVVNKLQILMYSIYIIIFSIILDYIEITIFDKHKRQLHTLFILLIPILIIFLKIIPQHIIIGFAMFVGFLSHIFLDLLTPTGCPLFYPLTHHFYKFTIKHNLRIKTGTSKEKTFAVCLIFVLIVVIIGTGFILPGLYGFDSNNNYEVNNYSFVHSNININIKDNEQKNITYIDENNHTSTIIISNYGNNTTNV, encoded by the coding sequence ATGAAAAATTATACTCATGCAATTAATGGATTATTATTAGGTTTTGTTATAATTTATATTGTTAAAATATTTTCTATTAATATTGTAGTTAATAAACTGCAGATTTTAATGTATTCAATATATATTATAATATTCTCAATAATATTGGATTATATTGAAATAACTATTTTTGATAAACATAAAAGACAATTACACACTTTATTTATCTTGTTAATTCCTATTTTAATAATATTTTTAAAAATTATTCCTCAACATATTATAATAGGTTTTGCAATGTTTGTTGGATTTTTAAGTCATATATTTTTGGATTTACTTACTCCCACTGGTTGTCCATTATTTTATCCATTAACTCATCATTTTTATAAATTTACAATTAAACATAATTTACGTATAAAAACTGGAACATCTAAAGAGAAGACTTTTGCTGTTTGTTTAATTTTTGTTCTTATTGTAGTAATTATTGGGACAGGTTTTATATTACCTGGTTTATATGGTTTTGATTCAAATAATAATTATGAAGTTAATAATTATAGTTTTGTTCATTCTAATATTAATATAAATATTAAAGATAATGAACAAAAAAATATAACTTATATTGATGAAAATAATCATACTAGTACAATTATTATTAGTAATTATGGCAATAATACAACAAATGTTTAA